Part of the Sporosarcina sp. FSL K6-2383 genome is shown below.
ACGAACTTCTTCTAACTGTCGCTCTCGCTCTGCCAGCTCTTCATCCGACTTCCGTTGCTTTTCTGCCTTCAAATATTTTCGATAGCCAAATTTGGATATGAAAATACTGATTTCATAGAGCGCAAACAATGGAACGGTCACGAATAAGTGAGAAAACAAATCAGGCGGTGTAATAAAGGCTGCAATGACGAACAGTACGAAATAAGCATACTTTCGAATTTTCACCAATGTTGCCGGATCCAAAATACCAAGTCTTGTTAAAAATAGCAGGACAATCGGCAACTGGAAAACGATACCGAATGGTATGAGTAATTGAAACAAGAATGAGAAATACTCATTAATGCCAATTGTTTGGGTAATGCCCAAATCTGACGATAAATTCACCATGAACTTCATCACATATGGCAATAGTACAAAATAGGCAAACGAAATCCCCCCGACAAATAGGAAGAACGTGTACGGGATATAACTCAACGTTGCACGTCGTTCCGTTTCATGTAACCCAGGCGAGATGAACGCCCATAACTGATACATAGTAACCGGTGAAACAATAATGACCGCAACAAAAATAATCACTTTCAAGTAGATCATAATAGGATCGAGCACACTGAATGCATTTAACGTAGTACCATCAAC
Proteins encoded:
- the tatC gene encoding twin-arginine translocase subunit TatC, with product MAEKNLTIIEHIDEIRKRLMVIVVFFVVAIIGGFFIAKPIIQFLQFQFLEHDGLVDGTTLNAFSVLDPIMIYLKVIIFVAVIIVSPVTMYQLWAFISPGLHETERRATLSYIPYTFFLFVGGISFAYFVLLPYVMKFMVNLSSDLGITQTIGINEYFSFLFQLLIPFGIVFQLPIVLLFLTRLGILDPATLVKIRKYAYFVLFVIAAFITPPDLFSHLFVTVPLFALYEISIFISKFGYRKYLKAEKQRKSDEELAERERQLEEVRAEQQRQIDEVMGQQEQQ